The following are encoded in a window of Streptococcus pasteurianus genomic DNA:
- a CDS encoding IS110 family RNA-guided transposase produces MLYVGIDIAKNKHDLACIDETGEIVITNFRFTNSYQGFKDLRLKLEQLSSITQDVQIALESTGHYNYNIVAFLRELGYNVFAYNPFIIKQFANSQSLRKTKTDSKDALLIARKLRSDVTPEYYQTDKVDKVMDELKELTRYQNRLIQSRSRCKNLYIRLLDIIFPELHRVVSNLHGHFVYELLTKYPSAQKIARAIFSSLLKIKRLTADKAHQIQETAKQTIGNASPALSLELVQLIESIKHYDKQINQTQEEINLLMNNLNSPITSITGIGSRLGAIILAEIKTIHNFKNPNQLQAFAGLDPAIYQSGQMDNAGHMVKRGSSYLRYALIQAAKLISIYSPHFKAYLRLKISQGKHYNVAVTHVAKKLTRIIYHLLKTNQTFDEAKLR; encoded by the coding sequence ATGCTCTATGTTGGTATTGACATCGCCAAAAACAAACATGATTTAGCTTGTATTGATGAAACTGGAGAAATAGTAATCACTAACTTCAGATTCACCAATTCGTATCAAGGTTTTAAAGACCTTAGATTAAAACTTGAGCAATTATCTTCTATAACGCAAGATGTCCAAATAGCACTTGAAAGTACAGGACACTATAACTACAATATTGTCGCTTTTTTAAGAGAATTAGGTTACAACGTGTTTGCTTACAACCCTTTTATTATCAAACAATTTGCCAACTCTCAATCTCTACGAAAAACGAAAACAGACAGTAAGGACGCTCTTTTAATTGCTCGTAAGCTACGGTCTGATGTCACTCCTGAATACTATCAAACAGATAAAGTAGATAAAGTAATGGACGAGTTAAAAGAGCTGACACGTTATCAAAATCGCTTAATCCAGTCACGGTCTAGATGCAAGAACTTATATATCAGATTGCTTGACATTATCTTCCCTGAACTCCATAGAGTTGTTAGTAATCTTCATGGTCATTTTGTCTATGAGTTATTGACTAAGTACCCTTCTGCCCAAAAGATAGCTCGTGCTATATTCTCATCGTTACTTAAAATCAAACGGCTAACCGCTGATAAAGCGCATCAGATACAAGAAACAGCCAAACAGACGATTGGTAATGCTTCACCTGCCTTATCCTTGGAATTAGTGCAATTAATTGAAAGTATCAAACACTATGATAAACAGATTAATCAAACTCAAGAGGAAATTAATCTCCTGATGAATAACTTGAACTCTCCTATCACATCTATTACAGGAATTGGAAGTCGTCTTGGTGCTATTATTCTAGCTGAAATTAAGACTATTCATAACTTCAAAAATCCAAATCAGCTCCAAGCCTTCGCAGGGTTAGACCCTGCCATTTACCAATCAGGACAGATGGATAATGCAGGTCACATGGTTAAACGAGGTTCTTCTTATCTGAGGTATGCCCTAATACAAGCTGCTAAGCTCATCTCGATTTATTCTCCGCATTTTAAAGCCTATTTAAGACTAAAAATCAGTCAAGGAAAGCACTACAACGTAGCCGTAACACATGTCGCCAAAAAATTGACTCGTATTATTTACCATCTGCTCAAAACCAATCAAACCTTTGACGAAGCTAAACTAAGATAA